A stretch of DNA from Sphingomonas ginkgonis:
ATCCGCTCGCGGCTGACATTGTAGACCTGGCTCAGCTCCTCGAGCGTCTTGGGCTCGTCGGCCAGCCGCCGCTCGGCGAGGATATGCTTCTCGCGGTCGTTGAGGCTGTCCATCGCCGAGACCAGCAGGTCGTGGCGGACGCGGCGCTCCTCGTCATCGGCGATCGTCTCGTCCTGCAGCGGGCCGCTGTCGACCAGAAAGTCCTGCCACTGGCCCTCGCCATCCTCGTTGCTCTTGAGCGGAGCGTTGAGGCTGGTGTCGCCGCCCATCGACATGCGGCGGTTCATCGAGACGACCTCGTCCTCCGTCACGCCGAGATCCTTGGCGATCTTGGCGACGTCGGCGGGCTTGAGGTCGCCCTCCTCGAAGGCGTCGATCTGGTTCTTCATCCGCCGCAGGTTGAAGAAGAGCTTCTTCTGCGCCGCGGTGGTGCCCATCTTCACCAGGCTCCACGAGCGGAGGATGAATTCCTGGATGGACGCGCGGATCCACCACATGGCGTAGGTTGCCAGGCGGAAGCCGCGGTCGGGCTCGAACTTCTTGACGCCCTGCATCAGGCCGATGTTGCCCTCGGAGATGAGCTCCGAGACCGGCAACCCGTAGCCGCGGTAGCCCATGGCGATCTTGGCCACGAGGCGCAGGTGCGAGTTCACCAGCCGCGCCGCGGCATCGGTATCGCCATGCTCGGTCCAGCGCTTGGCGAGCATGAACTCCTCTTCCGGAGCGAGGATCGGAAATTTCTTGATTTCCGATAGATAGCGGTTGAGCCCGGCCTCCCCGCCAGTGGCGGGAATGGAAAGAGCCCCTTTCGCCTGTGCCATGTTTACCCTAACCCTTTCTCGGGCAGGAGGGCCGTGAGCCCTGCCGCCACCTTTGCTTTCTTATACACGAAGTGCCGTGAACAGTTCCTGCATATCGACCGGAATGGGGCTTTCGAACGACAGGCGGTGCTTGGTCACGGGATGGGTGAAGCCCAGCCCGGCGGCGTGAAGCGCCTGTCGTTGAAAGCCCAATTCGGCGAGGATCGCCCGGTTTCCCTTGTTTCGCCCATAGACCTGATCGCCCAGCAGCGGATGGCCGATGGAGGCCATGTGGACCCGCACCTGATGGGTCCGGCCGGTCTCGAGCCGGCACTCGACCTCGGCCGCGTCACGGAAGCGCTCGACCAGCTTCCAGTGGGTTACCGCCCGCTTGCCACGGTCGGCCGCGACGATCGCAATCTTCTTGCGATCAGTCGCCGAGCGGGCGAGATTGGCCTCGATCCGGCCTTCGCCGACCCGCGGCACCCCGTTCACCAAAGCGACGTAGCGGCGGTCGATGCTGTGCGCCGCGAACTGCCGGGCGAGGCCCTCGTGCGCGACGTCGGTCTTGGCGACCACCAGTAGCCCCGACGTGTCCTTGTCGATGCGGTGGACGATCCCCGGACGGGCGACTCCGCCGATGCCGCTGAGCTGCCCGGCGCAATGGTGGAGCAGGGCGTTGACCAGCGTTCCGTCGGGATTGCCGGCGGCGGGATGGACGACCAGCCTGGCCGGCTTGTCGACGACCAGCAGATGCTCGTCCTCGTGGACGATGGCGAGCGGGATGTCCTGCGGCTCGTTGTGGGCCGCCGCGGGTTCGGGAACGGCCAGTCGGAACTGCTCGCCGCCGCGGACCTTGAGCGCCGGATCGCGCAGACTGGCCTCGCCGAGGGTCAGCGCGCCCGAGCGGACCAGCGCCTTCAGCCGCTCGCGCGACAGAGTGGGGAGGGCATCCGCCAGAGCGCGGTCGAGCCGCCACCCCGCATGTTCGGCGCCGAGCGCCACCTCGATGATGTTGGACCCCCGGTCATTCGAAGTCCGATATGGGGTGAATTCCCGTTGCTTCAAGATGCTTGCGTGCTCGCCGGCAATCATCAACAACGCGCTTCATGAACGCCATCGATCTCGCCAGCCTTCTCTGCTCCCGGCTCTGCCATGACCTGCTGTCCCCGATCGGGGCGCTCAACAACGGTATCGAGCTGCTGGCGGACGAGCAGGACCCGGAGATGCGCGAGCGATGCCTCGAGCTGCTGGCGGAGAGCGCCCGGGCCAGCGCGAACAAGCTGAAATTCTTCCGCCTCGCGTTCGGGGCCGGCGGCGGGTTCGGGGCGGAGATCGATACCCGCGAGGCGAAGGCGGCGCTCGAGGGGCTGTTCGGGCCCGAGCGGCGGATCGAGCTCGGCTGGATGGTCGAGGCCGACAAGCTGCCCAAGGATGCGGTCAAGCTGCTGCTCAACCTCGCCATGATCGCGGGCGACGCGCTGGTCCGCGGCGGCCGCCTGGACATCGGCGGCGAGCGGCAGGACGGGGGCGTCGAGCTGGTGATCCGCGCCGAGGGCCCGCGGATCCTGCTCGATCCGGTGCTTCGGCAGACGCTGGCGGGAACGATGGACGGGCATGTCGAGCCGCGGGCGGCCGGCGCCTGGCTGGCGCGCGGGCTTGCGACCGGCGCCGGCGGCTCGATCCAGCTGTCCGGAATGGAGGAAGAGGTGCTGCTGATCGGCGCCAACCTGCCCGGTCCAGCTTCGAGTTAAAGTCAACACCGCCTTAACGGTTTGCCCGCATAAGCAGCGCTTGAAGGCGCGCGTTTCGCGGGGGACCAGTGGACGATCTGATTGCCGATTTTGTCGCGGAATGCCGCGAGATGCTGGAAGCGGTGGGCGGCGAGATCGTCGCCTGGGAAGCGGAGCCTGGCAATCGGGCGCGGCTCGATTCCATCTTCCGCTTCGTCCACACGGTGAAGGGCAACTGCGGCTTCTTCGAGTTCCCGCGCCTTGAATCGCTGAGCCATGCCGCCGAGGACGCGCTTGCCGATGTCCGGGCCGGACGGCGCCAGGCCGATGCCGCGCTGGTCAGCGCGGTGCTCGCGATCATCGACCGTATTTCCGAGATGGTGGCCGCGATCGACACCGGCGGGGAGGTCCCCGCGGGCGACGATAGCGCGCTGATCCTCGCGCTTGCGCCCGGCTCGGAGCAGCTGCTCGCGCCAGCGGCGGCGCCGGCCGAGAGCGGCGGAACGAAGGCGGTGGCGGCGCCGCGCACGATCCGCCTGTCGGTCGAGCTGCTCGACCGGGTGATGAGCACGGTTTCGGACATGGTGCTCGCCCGCAACGAGCTGTCGCGGCGGCTGCGCGACACCCAGGGCGACGTCGCGGTCGAAGGCGCGTTCGAGCGGCTGTCGGCGATCATCGCCGAGATGCGCGACGCGATCACCCGCACCCGCATGCAGCGGATCGAGAATCTCTTCGTCGGGCTGCCACGGATGGTCCGCGACCTGTCGGCGGAGCTCGGCAAGC
This window harbors:
- the rpoH gene encoding RNA polymerase sigma factor RpoH, translated to MAQAKGALSIPATGGEAGLNRYLSEIKKFPILAPEEEFMLAKRWTEHGDTDAAARLVNSHLRLVAKIAMGYRGYGLPVSELISEGNIGLMQGVKKFEPDRGFRLATYAMWWIRASIQEFILRSWSLVKMGTTAAQKKLFFNLRRMKNQIDAFEEGDLKPADVAKIAKDLGVTEDEVVSMNRRMSMGGDTSLNAPLKSNEDGEGQWQDFLVDSGPLQDETIADDEERRVRHDLLVSAMDSLNDREKHILAERRLADEPKTLEELSQVYNVSRERIRQIEVRAFEKLQAALLRLAGEQRLLPAA
- a CDS encoding RluA family pseudouridine synthase, which produces MKQREFTPYRTSNDRGSNIIEVALGAEHAGWRLDRALADALPTLSRERLKALVRSGALTLGEASLRDPALKVRGGEQFRLAVPEPAAAHNEPQDIPLAIVHEDEHLLVVDKPARLVVHPAAGNPDGTLVNALLHHCAGQLSGIGGVARPGIVHRIDKDTSGLLVVAKTDVAHEGLARQFAAHSIDRRYVALVNGVPRVGEGRIEANLARSATDRKKIAIVAADRGKRAVTHWKLVERFRDAAEVECRLETGRTHQVRVHMASIGHPLLGDQVYGRNKGNRAILAELGFQRQALHAAGLGFTHPVTKHRLSFESPIPVDMQELFTALRV
- a CDS encoding histidine phosphotransferase family protein — its product is MNAIDLASLLCSRLCHDLLSPIGALNNGIELLADEQDPEMRERCLELLAESARASANKLKFFRLAFGAGGGFGAEIDTREAKAALEGLFGPERRIELGWMVEADKLPKDAVKLLLNLAMIAGDALVRGGRLDIGGERQDGGVELVIRAEGPRILLDPVLRQTLAGTMDGHVEPRAAGAWLARGLATGAGGSIQLSGMEEEVLLIGANLPGPASS